The Polaribacter sp. KT25b genome contains the following window.
ATTCTTTTTTACATTTACGTTTGCACTTGAATATCCAAAAATTAAAGATTTCTTGTTTTCTTTTTTAATAATTGAAGTTGTTATAATTTCAAACTTATGTTTTCCTTTAGTCGCAAATACTCTATTATGATATTTAACGCCTTTTTTATTCATTCCAAAAATCTTTGGATCTTCATCATCAATCTTAACGTATAATTCTTGATGTACTTGTAAAGAACCAAGTGCATGTACAAAATCTATTTCTACTAAGTCTGTATCATTATTTGGTTCTGGTAAAAAATCGTTTTTTGTAACATCTGCCCAAGAAAAAGCGGTAAGTCCAGAAGTATTGTAACCAACCCAAGCATAGCCATTTAATCCCCAATTTACTCCCCAAGAATTTTTAATTAACCAAGCTTCTTTATCATCATCCCAACCAATAAGAGTTACTGCATGTGTAGGAAAAGTATTCATTGTTTTTATAACACCACTGTTATAATTTTGAAACTCGAATGTATTTGCATCTAAAGCAACAGACATTGCACCATGTTTAACCAATAAGTTTTTAATTTCTACTGTTGATGGATTTCCAGAAATAAAATTATAATTTGCTAATTTTACATTAGATTTTCCTTCGGATAAAGCACAACTTTTTTGTACTGTTTCATAAGGTGTTTGCCCTTCTAAAGCTACTTCAGCATCGTTTTCTAGTAACCAATTAAAAGCAAAATCATACCAACCACCACTACAACCATTACTATCATTTACACAATTAACAAAAGATTGTTCTGATAAATCTAACTTTTCTTTATTTATTAAAGCATGGCTAGATTCTATTGTTGCAACAGCAGCAAAAGCCCAACAAGAACCACAAGTACCTTGATCTTTTACAGAAGTTACACCATTATAGTCTCTTAAATCGAAAGAAGTAGCGTTTTCATCACCATATTTAGTTAATGTAAGATCATATATTTTTTGACCATCTTGAATATAACCACTTTGTACTTTAAACAGTTTTCTAAATTCTTGATCTGTTGGTACAACTAATCCTGTACCTTTTTGCTGTGCATTTGCAAAGAAAGAATACAATGATAGCATTGTAATAAAAACAATTCTTAAATTTTTCATAGTATTATTTTTTAATATTTACTTTAATTATTTTTTTAAAATCTTCTGGAATAGAATCTAATTTTTCAAAACTTCTTAAAAAATGAAACTCTAAATTATAAGTACCTGGTTTAAGTGCTTTAAAAGTGAAAACCTTGTTATAACTAACTAATAATTTACCTTCACTTTTAATTATTTTTTTCGAAGTGTTTATTTGTT
Protein-coding sequences here:
- a CDS encoding protease inhibitor I42 family protein; this encodes MKKIFLIVCLISISLQSCKLIENYKATEGYKVNEEFKIELEKEGDGGYQWSYIPIPEVEQINTSKKIIKSEGKLLVSYNKVFTFKALKPGTYNLEFHFLRSFEKLDSIPEDFKKIIKVNIKK
- a CDS encoding C1 family peptidase, translated to MKNLRIVFITMLSLYSFFANAQQKGTGLVVPTDQEFRKLFKVQSGYIQDGQKIYDLTLTKYGDENATSFDLRDYNGVTSVKDQGTCGSCWAFAAVATIESSHALINKEKLDLSEQSFVNCVNDSNGCSGGWYDFAFNWLLENDAEVALEGQTPYETVQKSCALSEGKSNVKLANYNFISGNPSTVEIKNLLVKHGAMSVALDANTFEFQNYNSGVIKTMNTFPTHAVTLIGWDDDKEAWLIKNSWGVNWGLNGYAWVGYNTSGLTAFSWADVTKNDFLPEPNNDTDLVEIDFVHALGSLQVHQELYVKIDDEDPKIFGMNKKGVKYHNRVFATKGKHKFEIITTSIIKKENKKSLIFGYSSANVNVKKNKTYKLVYKERLKESNIFKLTLEEDDIKVD